From a single Granulicella aggregans genomic region:
- a CDS encoding stage II sporulation protein M produces the protein MISNRWIALRKENWSRLELLLQQVESGGLKMLSGDELRDLGLLYRQAAADLSAARADDASRTLEAYLNKLVSRAHNFVYSGRRLNGRAIWLFFAVDYPRLFRRLLPYTAVALLIFLAGGVLGAILTVVRPNFMHAMLGPQMVDTIEHHKMWTDSILSAKPQASSAIMTNNISVCFTTFAAGIFAGLGTVWLLFQNGLSMGVISTACGQHHMALNIWSFVAAHGALELPSIFIAGGAGLRLATGLLFPGMLRRKDALALAGGEAIRLLAGTVPMLTIAGILEAFLSPSGAPVALKFSVCGFLLVGLSFWLSEGGREAPVRAELTKPIEATA, from the coding sequence ATGATCTCGAACCGCTGGATTGCGCTGCGCAAGGAAAACTGGAGCCGCCTGGAACTGCTGCTGCAGCAGGTCGAATCGGGCGGCCTGAAGATGCTGTCCGGGGACGAACTACGCGACCTCGGTCTGCTCTACCGCCAGGCCGCGGCCGATCTCTCCGCTGCCCGCGCCGACGACGCCTCCCGCACACTCGAAGCGTACCTTAACAAGCTGGTGAGCCGGGCACATAATTTTGTCTACTCCGGACGAAGGTTGAATGGCCGCGCGATCTGGCTGTTCTTCGCGGTCGATTATCCCCGGCTCTTTCGGCGGCTCTTGCCCTATACGGCGGTGGCACTGTTGATCTTCCTTGCGGGCGGCGTGCTGGGAGCGATCCTCACTGTCGTCCGGCCGAACTTCATGCACGCCATGCTCGGGCCGCAGATGGTGGACACTATCGAGCACCACAAGATGTGGACGGACTCAATTCTGTCGGCCAAGCCGCAGGCCTCGAGCGCCATCATGACCAATAACATCTCCGTCTGCTTCACCACCTTTGCGGCAGGCATCTTCGCGGGACTGGGAACGGTCTGGCTGCTCTTTCAGAACGGCCTATCGATGGGTGTCATCAGCACAGCCTGCGGTCAGCACCATATGGCGCTGAACATCTGGAGCTTCGTCGCGGCGCACGGCGCGCTGGAACTGCCGAGCATCTTCATCGCTGGCGGAGCAGGGCTAAGGCTAGCGACGGGCCTTCTGTTTCCAGGAATGCTGCGGCGCAAGGATGCGCTGGCACTGGCCGGTGGTGAGGCCATCCGCCTGCTCGCAGGTACGGTTCCCATGCTCACCATAGCCGGCATCCTCGAGGCATTCCTTTCTCCTTCGGGTGCTCCGGTAGCTCTCAAGTTCTCCGTCTGCGGATTTCTACTGGTTGGGCTTTCGTTCTGGCTGAGCGAGGGTGGACGGGAAGCACCGGTTCGCGCGGAGTTAACCAAACCCATTGAAGCTACGGCGTGA
- a CDS encoding RDD family protein, with the protein MSQYGSFTDQLNIETPEQVELRFPVAGIGSRFLAILIDSIIQFVAVMVLFLLFFVVVTVATNGGQTAAPQASNVNPETAAKWFIAAVILFYFLLYWGYFSLFEAFWNGQTPGKKLFKIRVIKDTGRQVTLFEALARNLLRVVDSQPFYLIGVITMLCNKQQKRLGDFVAGTLVVHDRLEDQPLLAHNSRTFTAALYAPAPFQEFPQPERSGQIPLPADAVARLQVQDLNVIDAFLARSLDLEIATREEMAAKIATRIAAKMQISIPAGTNPERFLEAVAFDMRAAARR; encoded by the coding sequence ATGAGCCAATACGGCAGCTTTACCGATCAGCTTAACATCGAAACGCCGGAGCAGGTGGAGCTTCGGTTTCCTGTGGCCGGAATCGGCAGCCGCTTCCTCGCGATCCTGATCGACTCGATCATCCAATTTGTCGCGGTGATGGTTCTGTTCCTTTTGTTCTTTGTCGTCGTTACGGTCGCGACCAACGGCGGCCAGACGGCGGCACCGCAAGCGTCGAACGTGAACCCCGAGACCGCAGCCAAATGGTTCATCGCTGCCGTCATCCTCTTTTACTTTCTCCTGTATTGGGGCTACTTCTCGCTCTTCGAGGCTTTCTGGAATGGACAGACTCCGGGGAAGAAGCTGTTCAAGATCCGGGTCATCAAAGACACCGGCAGGCAGGTCACGCTCTTCGAGGCCCTCGCGCGGAACCTTCTCCGCGTCGTGGACTCTCAGCCGTTTTATCTTATTGGCGTGATCACGATGCTCTGCAACAAGCAGCAGAAGCGACTGGGGGACTTCGTCGCGGGTACGCTTGTCGTTCATGATCGCCTGGAGGACCAGCCGCTCCTTGCCCACAACAGCCGGACATTCACCGCGGCGCTTTACGCTCCTGCGCCGTTCCAGGAATTCCCGCAGCCCGAGCGTTCGGGCCAGATACCGCTTCCCGCCGATGCGGTTGCGCGCCTGCAGGTACAGGACCTCAACGTGATCGATGCCTTCCTCGCTCGCTCGCTTGATCTGGAGATCGCAACGCGCGAAGAGATGGCGGCAAAGATCGCGACCCGCATCGCGGCCAAGATGCAGATATCGATCCCCGCAGGCACAAATCCGGAACGTTTCCTCGAAGCGGTCGCCTTCGATATGCGAGCCGCTGCGCGAAGGTAG